The DNA sequence TGAAAATCTGCTCAAATCGATCGCTGCGGCGATGGAACAATTAAACGAGTACTTGCCGTACAGTCAAGGGACGACAGGCGAGATGTTGCAAGAAGTGGAGCAATCGCTCAACGAGCTAATTCAACAGGCGAATGACCTAGAGCAGCAAATTTTAGCCGTTAAGCTGCCGCGATTTGGTATGAACAAAAAGCTCAAACAGCAGTTAAAGCAGCAGTATGCGCACATTAAAACGCTCGGAGAGCAGCTGACGAAAAATAAGGAAACAATCACTCGCGTCGCCGAAGTCGATCGACAGATGAAACAGTCGTTACAAACGGCTAGGGCGCGCTGGGAGCAGGTTACAGCTCAATTTAAAAAACTGTGTGGCGATTACATGTTTTCATTCGCCCATTTGCGGGAGCAAATCGACGAGATTGGCGTGCTCATCGAAACGTCCGACGACTTAGAGGAGTTTGACCCGATCGAAGCAAAGAAGGACTTAGACGAAGGGGTGCAAATTCTCGAGCGCGTCGAACAGTCGATGCAGCTCGTCCAACAACACATTGACGTATATGCGGCGCTGCCGGAAAAAATCGCAAGCAGACAACGGCAAATCGACGCGATCGTCACGGACGAAAACTTGAAACTCGTCGATACAGACCCTTATAAAAATTTCGCGCAAGGGAATGAGCTGTTAGCCGAGATGCATCAAGCGATCAAGTTGGGGCGCACCGACGCGTCGACCAAAGCACTCAACGACATTGACGCATTGCTCGAAGACGCCCTCGATCAAGTGCGGGAGTTAATCGAGATTAGGGACGGCAACCGAAAAAACATTCACACGCTCGAGGAAGGATTAGAGACTTATACGGCGCGTTTAGACGAAGCGTTCGCGCGCGCCTTGCAGCGGGCGGAAATGTCCTTCCCGGAAAAACATTGGCGTCACTTGCCGCGCGACTTTGCCGCGATGCAACAAAAAATAGAGACGATCCGTGCGGAGTTGCCGGAAGTTAAGACGATGAACGACGATGGCGTGCAGGAGTACAAACGCGCTCAACCGCAAATCGACACCTTACTTTCCTTACTCGCGGAAGCTGACGAGACGAAGAATGCATGCCTCGACGTATTCGAACGACTCATGGCGCAGAGGGCTGCCCTCGCCGACCGCCTGCGCAGCCTAGATAACGAGAACGTTAAACTGAGGACGAGTTTGGAGCATCATCGCATCCCGTTAACCGACTCGTTACACGACGCGTATTCCCGCATACAGGTGTGTATAGCGACCGTTTACGAGCTGCTCGACAAGGAGCCGTACGCGCTCGACTTCATCGACGGCGAGTTACGGGACCTCGATGCGCGCGTTAAAGCGTTCGCCCGCGATGTCGAGCAAACGATTGCGAGGAAGCGAGAGGTAGAGCGGTTATTCAGGGATGCGCAATCGGATTTTTCACGCAGTCATACCCGCTATGAGCGGCTCATAAGTACGTCACATTACCGGCGTCAGTTTCGCGATTCCGGTAGTGAGGTCGAGCGGCTGATCGCCCGCGGCTTATTTGTGGAAGCTGCCGCGCAAATTACCGGTTTACGGCGCCTCATGGAGGAAATGGCTCACGACTACAGGCGTGCCCGCGATGCGGAAGAAGAGCAAATGCGACGGCGAGCAGCGGCGCGTCAGAACAGTGATAACGATTCGTTTTGGGGCGGTCGGTCGTCGTGGGGTGGCGGTCACCGCAGGGGCGACTCCTCGTGGGGCGGCGGACACCGGGGCGGACGTTCGTCGTGGGGCGGCGGACAGCGTAGTCGTAGTCACCGCGGGAGCGGGTCGCGGTGGGGAGGTAGCGGGAATTTATAGCGGCGCGGAAGCGGATGTCGTAGTCACCGCGGAAGTGGGTCGTCGTGGGGAGGTAGCGGGAATTCATCGCGGCGCGGAAGCGGATCGTCCCGGCGCGGCGGGGGCTCCTCTCACCGCGGTGGCGGAAGCAAGTGGTAACCCTTTAGATGAGGCGACTTGGGCGACAAGCGTCGTTTAGTGACAAAAACAGATCAAACGGGAAGAAGGAGAGAAATCATTCGTGGAAATAACGAATCACCCGAACAACCATAGGGAAGTGAGCTTGCCGAGCGGGCAATTGCACGTGTTTGCCAACGACGAAGTGTTTGACTCACTCGGAGAGCGCGTCTTCGCGATGGCGGAGAACAATTTGCGCATTCCGCGCAATCGGTATATGAGCTACACGCCGGACGCGCACGTCGGCATCGGCACGTGTATCGGCACGACAGCCGTGTGGGAGATGAAGGACGGTTTCGTCTCGCCGTCGATCGTCGGCGTCGACATCGGGTGCGGTATGCGCGTCCACCTGACGAACGTGCACAAAGACGACTTGCGCGATAAGTCGCTAAAGAGAAGTATCATCGAGGCGATTGAACGGTACGTGCCGACGAATGAACGCGTCAACTCGCACTATGCGGACATTGCGCTGGAAGACGTCGTCACGGACGGCATCGAAGGGCTCCCGAAGCAATACGTCGAAGATTACCGCTCGGTGACCCACGTCGAACAGGCGAAGTTTAAGTTCGACACAACACAACTCGAACATTTGCGGCGCAAAATATGGCGGACCGCGCACGGGCAGCTAGGGACACTCGGCGGCGGGAACCACTTTATCGAAGTGCAACACCTCGCGATCGATGAAGGGAAGCGCGACGTCGCGGAGCAGTGGGGCTTGTTCGACGGACAAGTCGTCGTCATGATTCACAGTGGCAGCCGTGCCTGGGGAGCGATGTTGGGTCAAGTGTACACGAAAAGTATTAAACAGGCGATGTACAATTGGGGCGTGCAAACTGCTGATCCAAACCTCGTGTATGCCCCGATTAATAGCCCGGAAGGGCAGCAGTACTTGCACTTAATGCACTCGGCCTTAAACTTTGCCGTTGTGAACCGGCACATGATCGCTTACGGTGTGCAGGAAGGGTTTCGCGACGTATTCGGGAGCGATTTTGTCATGCCGGTGCTGTACGACCTCATGCACAATTACGCGTTAACCGAATTTCACCAAAACAAAGGCATGCTCGTCCACCGCAAAGGCGCGACAAAAGCACTGCCGCGGAAGCACTTTGCCAATCCAGTGCCGTATAAAAATACCGGTCACCCGGCGCTCATTCCCGGCAGTATGGGGACGTCGTCATACATTATGGTTGGAGAAAAACAAGGAGCGAAAAACTACTACTCAATCTGCCACGGCGCCGGTCGCGTGCGTTCGCGGCGAGCGACGAAGGAACTCGTCAGTGTGGACGAATTTTCCAGCGCGCTCAAGGTCGGCGAGGAAGATGAAATATTAGTGAACCACCGCACGCTCAATAAAATTCTCGACGAGTGCCCGCAGGCGTACAAAGACGTGGACCAAGTGATCGACAGCGTCGTCGGTGCTGGCTTAGCTTCGGTCGTCGCTAAATGCCACCCAATGATGGTCGTTAAAGGGGTGTGAACGGGAAGGGGGCGTCACCCCTTCCAATCACCTCGGCAAACATAAAATCGATACATGCCTCAAAATGTTGTACCGTAAGGCGCAAAACTTCGACAACTATTCGACAACTATTCGACAACGAAGGGGAGGTGCCGTGACAACAAGTAATAGGTGCGAGTATTGTATAGAAAGCATCAATCGCCTTCCGTCCTGATGACATTTACGCGTTGCAATTTTGAATGGGTAGCAATTATTTTATGGGTTTAAGTCATTTCGTAAAAGGGCATGCTGTGATTATACATTCTTTCGCAACCAAATATTGGCTACATCGGTTTACTATGGAAAATGCGGAAGATCATTTAGGGAAAGAGGTGCAGCGTGACCGTGGAAGACGTCATTAAAGCCTTTAAGTCGAAGGATTCAGAAAAGAGGATCCCGGTGTTGAGGATGGAAATTGACTACGAATTGGCCGAACTGTATGAGGCGATCCAAGAAAAAAACACACATCGCATCGACCAGTGTAAAGCGCGTCTAACCGAATTACGGCGGGAAATGTTGTTATTAGAGGCGATTTAACGTGTACACATTAACTGATCTGACAATGTAGCATCTACCGTCGTGTAGATTCTTAAAGAGTGTATCCTTAAAGAAGGATACATTTTTTTTGTGAAAAAAGACGTGCGGCTGCTCGGAACATTGCACAGTTTGTAAAACGCGTGATAAGATAAGACACAGTACTTTTACGATAGAGGAGTCGTTTTACCGTGGAGTGGATTTATGAAACGTTGGATCGTTTTTGGCTCGCCTACGCTGTCATTTTTATTTTGACAGGCATTGTATACAAAGTCGCGTTTGCGCGGCGCTTACCCGTGTTAAAAGCACTGATCATATATTTATTTCTCGCTGCCGGCTGTTATCTTTTTACAATTATGCACTTTTTGCGCTTCCCCGTCGTACTCGCGCTGGCAGGGACCGTCGTGCTAATCATCATTGCCCGCTTACGCATGACCGCTACAAACCGCAAGCGCGAAGACGCATCATAATTTTCTGCTGCTTTATATTTCCAATTGTGTAAGGGGGGACGGACCGTGCGTATGGAAGATGCGCTGTTTAACTGGTTACAAATACATATCGTGGCGAAAGCGCGTCCAGAAGACAGGGCGGCACAAGAGACGGCTGATTTTTTTTACGAGATTGTAAGCGAAGACCATTTGCTGAAAGAACTCACTTACGAGGTGGACGATACGTCGTACACCGTCAAGTACACGCTTGACGGGACGTCGCATGGCAAGCGCTTTGATCGGATCGCGGTAGAACAGTTGTTGCGGCAGATCGAATCTGAACCACGCTACAACCAGTAGTTGTGCTGTACAATGAGTTGTGCTGGACAATGTGTATTGATCGTCCGTATGTGTAAGGGTACACCTACACCGCCTTTTAGTATTTACAGAATTGCCGCTGAAATCCCACGGATTTAATCGCAGCAGCTAGCCCAGACGAAAAGCGTCTGGGCTTTTTAGCGACTTGTTACCGCTGTTTTGGCGCTTTTCGGCGCGGCTCTTGCGGGTTAGGCGTCTGATT is a window from the Numidum massiliense genome containing:
- a CDS encoding YlaH-like family protein encodes the protein MEWIYETLDRFWLAYAVIFILTGIVYKVAFARRLPVLKALIIYLFLAAGCYLFTIMHFLRFPVVLALAGTVVLIIIARLRMTATNRKREDAS
- a CDS encoding TPM domain-containing protein, with product MLKKSIVGLLCALIFFISAPVVFADAIVSDSANIFSVADVERMTKQLADQTYNFHVVTVRSLDGEAIEDVSDRLLTQKRLGKKDILLTIAADEREVFLEVPRGSALDRAITEPIRSLLDDFFILYAADGDFAGGVLALADHLLARDAEQAKEHKKAHAPPASDPGHSTAAAAESIDVEDSGWIGGLIALLVIAAPVVFFLRRKARTSHRRVVVLSENLLKSIAAAMEQLNEYLPYSQGTTGEMLQEVEQSLNELIQQANDLEQQILAVKLPRFGMNKKLKQQLKQQYAHIKTLGEQLTKNKETITRVAEVDRQMKQSLQTARARWEQVTAQFKKLCGDYMFSFAHLREQIDEIGVLIETSDDLEEFDPIEAKKDLDEGVQILERVEQSMQLVQQHIDVYAALPEKIASRQRQIDAIVTDENLKLVDTDPYKNFAQGNELLAEMHQAIKLGRTDASTKALNDIDALLEDALDQVRELIEIRDGNRKNIHTLEEGLETYTARLDEAFARALQRAEMSFPEKHWRHLPRDFAAMQQKIETIRAELPEVKTMNDDGVQEYKRAQPQIDTLLSLLAEADETKNACLDVFERLMAQRAALADRLRSLDNENVKLRTSLEHHRIPLTDSLHDAYSRIQVCIATVYELLDKEPYALDFIDGELRDLDARVKAFARDVEQTIARKREVERLFRDAQSDFSRSHTRYERLISTSHYRRQFRDSGSEVERLIARGLFVEAAAQITGLRRLMEEMAHDYRRARDAEEEQMRRRAAARQNSDNDSFWGGRSSWGGGHRRGDSSWGGGHRGGRSSWGGGQRSRSHRGSGSRWGGSGNL
- a CDS encoding RtcB family protein, whose translation is MEITNHPNNHREVSLPSGQLHVFANDEVFDSLGERVFAMAENNLRIPRNRYMSYTPDAHVGIGTCIGTTAVWEMKDGFVSPSIVGVDIGCGMRVHLTNVHKDDLRDKSLKRSIIEAIERYVPTNERVNSHYADIALEDVVTDGIEGLPKQYVEDYRSVTHVEQAKFKFDTTQLEHLRRKIWRTAHGQLGTLGGGNHFIEVQHLAIDEGKRDVAEQWGLFDGQVVVMIHSGSRAWGAMLGQVYTKSIKQAMYNWGVQTADPNLVYAPINSPEGQQYLHLMHSALNFAVVNRHMIAYGVQEGFRDVFGSDFVMPVLYDLMHNYALTEFHQNKGMLVHRKGATKALPRKHFANPVPYKNTGHPALIPGSMGTSSYIMVGEKQGAKNYYSICHGAGRVRSRRATKELVSVDEFSSALKVGEEDEILVNHRTLNKILDECPQAYKDVDQVIDSVVGAGLASVVAKCHPMMVVKGV